The nucleotide sequence CTGCTCCCGGCGGGCGTCGCAGACCAGAGTACCGGTTCACCCCCCGTATCCCGCAAAAAGATTGGGGGTCCCCGCGAATGACCACGCTCCGTAGGATGCTCGACGTGGTTCGCTACAGCGAACCTCGGTTTCTGGGGAAGCGATGGGGAGACGCAATGGACGCCGCACAGCAGGAAGCCACCGCGAGAGCGCGGGAGCTGCAGCGGAACTGGTACGGGGAGCCGCTGGGGGCGCTCTTCCGTAAGCTCATCGACGATCTCGGGCTCAATCAGGCCCGGCTCGCCGCCGCTCTGGGGCTGTCGGCTCCGATGCTGTCGCAGTTGATGAGCGGCCAGCGCGCCAAGATCGGCAACCCGGCCGTGGTCCAGCGGGTGCAGCTCCTGCAGGAGCTGGCCGCCCAGGTCGCGGACGGCAGCGTGAGCGCGGCCGAGGCGACCGACCGCATGGACGAGATCAAGAAGTCCCAGGGAGGCTCCGTGCTGAGCAACACCACGCAGACGACGAGCAGTTCGGGCGCGCCGACGGTCAAGCGGGTGGTGCGCGAGATCCAGTCGCTGCTGCGCTCGGTCGCCGCCGCCGGGGACATCATCGACGCCGCGGACACCCTCGCCCCGACCCACCCCGAACTGGCAGAGTTCCTCCGGGTCTACGGCGCGGGCCGCACCGCCGACGCGGTCGCGCACTACCAGTCCCACCAGAGCTGACCCCCGGCCCGGTCCGGAGGGGGTCCGGCACCGGGCCCGGTCGTACGGCCGGGGCAGCACACCAGGGGGAGGAGCTGCGACGGTCATGGGTGAGGTCTTCGCGGGGCGGTACGAGCTTGCCGACCCGATCGGGCGTGGCGGTGTGGGCGCGGTATGGCGCGCCTGGGACCACCGCAGACGGCGCTATGTCGCCGCCAAGGTGCTCCAGCAGCGCGACGCCCACACCCTGCTGCGCTTCGTGCGCGAGCAGGCGCTGCGCATCGATCATCCGCATGTGCTGGCACCGGCGAGCTGGGCGGCCGACGACGACCAGGTCATGTTCACCATGGACCTGGTGTCCGGCGGCTCACTGGTCCATCTGATCAACGACTACGGCCCCCTTCCGCCGGTGTTCGTCTGCACCCTGCTGGACCAGTTGCTGTCCGGCCTGAGCGCCGTGCACGCCGAGGGGGTCGTGCACCGGGACATCAAGCCCGCCAACGTGCTGCTGGAGGCCACGGGCACCGGCCGGCCGAGGCTCAGGCTGTCCGACTTCGGCATCGCCATGCGGTTCGGGGAGCCCCGGCTCACCGAGACCAACCTCGTGGTGGGCACGCCGGGGTATCTGGCGCCCGAGCAACTACTGGGGGCCGAACCCGACTTCCCCGGTGACCTGTTCGCCGTGGGCCTGGTCGCCCTGTACCTCCTGGAGGGGGCCAAACCGGACGGCAAGGAGATCGTGCGGTACTTCCTGGAGCACGGGACGCCGGGCGCGCCCGCGCGGGTGCCCGAGCCGCTGTGGCAGGTGATCGCCACCCTGCTCCAGCCCGACCCCGCCGCCCGCTTCCGCACGGCCACGGGTGCGCGCAAGGCGCTCGCCGCCGCAAGGGAACTCCTGCCGGAGCCCGGTCCCGACGACGAACCCATCGAGATCTTCGACCAGCTCGGCCCCCTGCCCCCCGGCTTCGGCCCCGAAGGCCCGCACAAGCCCGCGGCCGCGGTGGACGTGCGCTGGGAACGCCGGGCACCCGGCGCACCGGACACCAGCGGCACCACGACCGACGCACCGATCCCGAACGTCCCCGCCCCCGTGTCCTCGGGCGCCGTCGGCCTGCCCATGTCCGACACCGGCAGCTTCCATCTCCCGCCGCCGCGGCCGGCCCGGCCCGCCGCCGACCCGCAGACCGCCGCGTACACCGCCCGCGACCCGCGCACCCCTCCTCCCGGCCGGCCCGCCCGGGAGCCACGCACCCCTCCCGTCGGCCACCGCGCCCCACACCGCCCGCGTCCCGGCCCCCCGGCCAGGGTGGCGGTCCCGGTGCTGCTGCTGGCGCTGGTCTGTTACGCCATAGGTTTCTGGGCGCTGGCCCGCGCCTGAGCGCGCCGGGCCAGCAGTGTCCAGGCGCCCAGCGCCAGCAGGAGCGCGGTACCGGCGCCGAGCCCGCCGTAGGCCAGCGCCCGCATCGCCGGATCGCCGCCCGAGGCGTCCCCGGTGTCCGCGGCCCGACGGTCCTGCGCGGTCACGGTGAAGAGGTCGTCCGGCTCGGAGTGCCCCAGGTACTCCGGACCGGCATGCGCGTCTCCGTCCACCCGCACCCGGAGCGTCACCCCGAAGGGGCCGGAGCCGAAGGAGTCCGCCATGCGCTCGCCGAGGTGGACGACCAGGTAGTAGTCACCGGCGAAGCGGACCGCGTTCTCGCCGCTCGGGACGGCGTAGCGGTTGGTGTACTCGACCGGGGGCAGCGGGGCGAGGGCGGCGGCGCGGCGGGTGCCGGTGTAGCCGAGGGCGACGTCGTCGACGGGGACGCGCGCCGGGTTCAGCAGCGAGAGGGTGAGGGCGCCGCCGACATAGCCGTGGCCGCTGGTGGTGGCGTCCAGTTCGGCCCCGGCATGCACCTGGCGGCCCCAGTCGACCGGGACCTTGTAGAAGAGGGTGTCGCCGGGCGCGAGACGGGTGCGCCAGACGCCCTGGCCGAGGGGGCGGGCGGCGTCGAAGCCGTCGCCTCCCCTTCTCTCCCGCGGGGCGTCGTCGGGCGGGAGAGGGGTGGCGGAGTTCCAGGAGCGGGGCGGGGTGGTGGGGCCGCCGGTGGCGGCGAGGCCGGGTTCGGTGGCGGGGGCGAGCTCCAGGTCCCAGCGGTCCGGGTCGGAGTTCTTTGCGTCCAGGCGTTCCACGAGCAGGTAGTACACGGCGGCGCTCTGGCACAGGGACTTGCCGGTGTCCCGCTGGCCGACGGCCGTGACGGGCCGGGGGCTCAGTCCGGCGCCGAAGGACGCCGAGGAGTAGAAGCAGGGGTTGCCGTCGGCGTCCTGGAGCGAGACCCGGATGCCGTCCGTGGCGGCGACGCCGGTGCCGCGCGGAGGTACGGCGGTGACGGGGACGTAGACATCGTCTCTGGACGTCAGGGTGAGGCGGTAGTAGAGCCTGCCGTGTGCCGGGAGGGAGCTGCGGTAGGTCCGGCCGGGGGTGAGCGTCCGCGCTCCGGCGGTGTCCGGTGCGCCCGCGAGGCTTTGGGCACCGGGCGCGAAGGCGTAGCCGGTCCCGCTCGGCACGGCCAGGGCGTCCGGGGCGGGTACCCAGGCGACGGTCCACATCACGGCCCCCGCGCACAGGGCCCTCACCGCGTTCCGCAACCCCCGCCGCATGCGCCGCCCCCTGCCCCTAGGCCACCGTCCGCACCGTCCGGGGCCCATCCTGCCCGGTGCCGCTTGCGCCATCAGGGTTTTCGCGCGGCCGTCCGAAACGTCCGCGCCCCATGGACGAGGCGTACACCACCTGCCGGGGCCCGGCAACACGGAACCCCGGCCGCTTCAGCGACCGGGGTCCGTTCACATCGTGGTGCCGGGGTTTCAGGTACCGGTGGGCACGGAGTCGGTGGCTTCCGTCCACAGGTCCTGCTCGGCGCGATCCGCCTGGATCTGGCGGTACACAAGGAGACCGCCGATGGCGGCCAGTGCGACCAGGAGCAGCTTCTTCACCGCGCGACCTCGTCTTTCGTTGACGTAGGGGACCTCTGGCGCCCGACTATACACACCGGCCGAGACCGATCGGTGACCTGCGGCGGCCTCCAACTCCCGCCCCCTGTCAGGGGTTGCGGCGGCCCGGCACTGTTGCGATCGGAGGGTGATCACACCCGCACAGAGGGTTTCCTTCCTCCTGATTGACGGCACTTTCAGGGGTTTTCCACCTCCTTGCACCCATCCGAGTGGTGTTCATCTGAACATCGACGCGCCACGGGCGTCGGTCCACTACTTCGCGGCCCGCATACACATCATGAGGAAAGTACGCAAATCGCCCAACCTGAAAGTGAGGGGCCATGGCCAGGAACAAGGTCATGACGCTGTGGACCGCCATCGTCACCGCCTTCCTCGCGCTGTGCACGGCGCTCGGACTCGTCACCGCGACCGCCCCGGCCGCCTCGGCCCGCACCGAGAGCCCGAGTCACGGCAGCACGGAGCACACCGCCCCGACGGCACCGGCGGCCACGAGCCACCAGGTCTGGTCACAAGCCAGAGCCCTGCCCCCCACGATGAAGCAGCGCATCCGGGCCGAGGCCCACGGGAAGTCCCCCCACTGCCGGCACCGCGCCCTCACCGGACGGGAGACGGGCACCGGTACCCCGCACCGCGTCGCCGCCCCGGACCGCACCGAGACCACCCACCGCCAGGAGAGCACCGAGCAGTACGCGTCCCACCTCGACTGCTGAGCCCCTCAGGCGGACATCCAGCCCCGCGGACGTCTCGACACACTGGCGACTTGCGTACCCGACCGTCGACACGGAACGCCCCCTGGCCCACCGGCCCGGGGGCCCGCGCCACGTCCGCCTCATTCCCCCAGCAGCACAGCCTGCGAAGGACACCTCTCCGCGATCTCGCGCACCAGCGGATCGTCGCCGGAATCCTCCCGGCCGGGCCTGACCACGCCGTACCCCTCGACGAAGTCGAAGACCTCGGGAGCGCGGTACGCGCACTCGGCCGAGCCGTAACAGGCGTTCCGGTCCACGGACACCTTCATGCGTCCTCCCCTGCTCGCACGGGCAGCCCCGGCGCGGCGGGCCACCAGCGGCCCGCGTCTACGACGACCCTGCCCCCGCCACACCCGCCCGAACCGGCGGCGCGGCAGCGGCGTGCCACCGCCCGTCCGGCAC is from Streptomyces seoulensis and encodes:
- a CDS encoding helix-turn-helix domain-containing protein, whose translation is MDAAQQEATARARELQRNWYGEPLGALFRKLIDDLGLNQARLAAALGLSAPMLSQLMSGQRAKIGNPAVVQRVQLLQELAAQVADGSVSAAEATDRMDEIKKSQGGSVLSNTTQTTSSSGAPTVKRVVREIQSLLRSVAAAGDIIDAADTLAPTHPELAEFLRVYGAGRTADAVAHYQSHQS
- a CDS encoding ferredoxin, giving the protein MKVSVDRNACYGSAECAYRAPEVFDFVEGYGVVRPGREDSGDDPLVREIAERCPSQAVLLGE
- a CDS encoding DUF6344 domain-containing protein, which gives rise to MARNKVMTLWTAIVTAFLALCTALGLVTATAPAASARTESPSHGSTEHTAPTAPAATSHQVWSQARALPPTMKQRIRAEAHGKSPHCRHRALTGRETGTGTPHRVAAPDRTETTHRQESTEQYASHLDC
- a CDS encoding DLW-39 family protein, with amino-acid sequence MKKLLLVALAAIGGLLVYRQIQADRAEQDLWTEATDSVPTGT
- a CDS encoding serine/threonine-protein kinase, with amino-acid sequence MGEVFAGRYELADPIGRGGVGAVWRAWDHRRRRYVAAKVLQQRDAHTLLRFVREQALRIDHPHVLAPASWAADDDQVMFTMDLVSGGSLVHLINDYGPLPPVFVCTLLDQLLSGLSAVHAEGVVHRDIKPANVLLEATGTGRPRLRLSDFGIAMRFGEPRLTETNLVVGTPGYLAPEQLLGAEPDFPGDLFAVGLVALYLLEGAKPDGKEIVRYFLEHGTPGAPARVPEPLWQVIATLLQPDPAARFRTATGARKALAAARELLPEPGPDDEPIEIFDQLGPLPPGFGPEGPHKPAAAVDVRWERRAPGAPDTSGTTTDAPIPNVPAPVSSGAVGLPMSDTGSFHLPPPRPARPAADPQTAAYTARDPRTPPPGRPAREPRTPPVGHRAPHRPRPGPPARVAVPVLLLALVCYAIGFWALARA